In one Amaranthus tricolor cultivar Red isolate AtriRed21 chromosome 8, ASM2621246v1, whole genome shotgun sequence genomic region, the following are encoded:
- the LOC130821056 gene encoding tubulin-folding cofactor E isoform X1: protein MEESQPMFEMGQRVHSVGDTRRIGTVKYIGPVEGYSGTWVGVDWDNGDGKHDGSVNGVRYFQATLEKSASFVRPQNLSSGITFLEALMVRYQGQTTKEEEDEMYVLSASNKKVSIQLIGKDKIQNKLNHFEELCSASLAYLGVSSAGNPSQISSLVPNLKELDLTGNLIFNWKEIAAVCQELPALSALNLSNNMMSLDVSCLCVLKTIRILVLNYTGVNWKQVELLKDCLPSLEELHLMGNKISEITPASNFVQGFSSLRILNLDENCISDWSEVLKLSTLTSLEQLHLSKNNISQVFYPLTESNNEASSNGAFQNLHCLLLGANNIVDLASVDSLNSFPRLTDVRLSENPIADPGRGGIPRFVLIARLKKVEVFNGSEVSCRERKESEIRYVRLVMAKLHENRVEIKRQHPRFYELKSLHGLEDERPFNGATGPQKMSSGLLTINLKCVGASMGEKPPLVKKLPATTTVGKLKILCETFFKLKSVELKLFLQEEGSPLPTLLDNEMESLLDVGIGNDSTILVDEES from the exons ATGGAGGAATCACAACCGATGTTTGAAATGGGGCAAAGAGTTCATTCAGTGGGAGACACCCGAAGAATTGGAACAGTTAAGTATATAGGGCCTGTAGAAGGCTATTCTGGAACCTGGGTTGGTGTTGATTGGGATAATGGTGATGGAAAACATGATGGTTCTGTCAATGGAGTTCGATATTTTCAAGCTACATTGGAGAAATCTGCTTCTTTTGTTCGACCCCAAAATTTGTCTTCTGGTATTACATTCTTGGAAGCTCTTATGGTTCGATATCAAGGCCAAACTACAAAAGAAGAGGAAG ATGAAATGTATGTCCTCTCTGCAAGTAATAAAAAGGTGTCCATTCAGCTTATTGGGAAGgacaaaattcaaaataagttaaatcATTTTGAAGAGCTATGTAGTGCCTCGTTAGCTTATCTTGGGGTTAGCTCTGCTGGAAATCCTTCTCAAATAAGTTCCTTAGTACCTA ACCTGAAGGAGCTCGATTTGACtggaaatttgattttcaattggAAG GAGATTGCTGCTGTCTGTCAAGAGCTACCAGCACTTTCAGCATTAAATTTGTCTAACAACATGATGTCTCTGGATGTGTCATGCCTGTGTGTTCTAAAAACTATCCGTATTTTGGTGCTGAATTATACTGGTGTAAATTGGAAACAG GTTGAATTGCTCAAAGATTGCTTACCATCTCTGGAAGAATTGCATCTGATGGGGAACAAAATCAGTGAAATTACG CCAGCTTCAAATTTTGTTCAAGGTTTTTCTTCTTTGCGGATTTTGAATTTGGACGAAAATTGTATATCCGATTGGAGTGAAGTGTTGAAGCTATCGACCCTAACTAG CTTGGAGCAGCTTCATTTAAGCAAAAACAATATAAGTCAAGTTTTCTACCCTCTTACTGAGTCAAATAATGAAGCCAGCAGCAATGGAGCCTTTCAAAATTTACATTGCCTTCTTTTAG GTGCCAACAATATTGTGGATCTGGCATCTGTTGATTCACTAAATTCTTTTCCAAGACTAACT GATGTTAGGCTCTCTGAGAATCCCATTGCTGATCCTGGACGAGGGGGAATACCAAGATTTGTTTTGATTGCACGATTGAAAAAAGTTGAAGTGTTTAATGGAAGTGAG GTGAGCTGTCGTGAAAGAAAGGAGTCTGAAATACG GTATGTTCGCTTAGTTATGGCGAAGCTGCATGAGAATCGTGTGGAGATCAAACGCCAACATCCCCg TTTCTATGAGCTTAAAAGTTTGCATGGTTTAGAAGATGAAAGACCATTCAATGGAGCGACTGGCCCTCAAAAAATGAGCTCTGGACTTCTGA ccattaatttgaagtgtGTTGGAGCATCAATGGGAGAGAAGCCACCATTGGTTAAAAAGTTACCAGCCACAACTACC GTTGGCAAGCTGAAGATTCTTTGTGAAACTTTCTTCAAGCTGAAGTCTGTCGAATTAAAATTGTTCCTGCAAGAAGAG GGTTCTCCTTTACCAACACTTCTTGATAACGAAATGGAATCCTTGCTTGATGTTGGAATTGGCAACGACTCAACCATTCTCGTTGATGAAGAATCATAA
- the LOC130821057 gene encoding probable leucine-rich repeat receptor-like protein kinase At1g35710: MFNSKSLIPFVYFLFIAHLRSPLLVESCNAIDKEALLDFKRRISDDPSQLLGTWLPTTDCCKTWEGVGCDRANGRVINVSRSGLQSGDDFILDTSMSGTLSPFLGNLTYLTLLDLSNLKELNGPIPFELGKLSHLTQLFLDTNMLNGSIPTSFSNLKNLKRLFLNRNSLSGSIPNFVFQSFTLVTELGLSENHLSGPIPSSIVHMKSLTKLDLHDNKISGKIPNDIGKLKSLIELDLSINRINGNIPYSIGKLSKLIDLSLDHNRLTEPIPSSIGQLVSLQALGLGNNQLIGNLPDSIGNLPKIQHISLDNNMITGRLPSSLGHLTTLINLFASNNRFVGQIPKSFGGLKSLMTLDLSRNQLVSPLPEQLTKVHDLQILDLSYNPLGLVSIPNWLSKINLFRLMLAKTGLKGQLPRWLSSSSIGYLDLSSNKLEGKLPTWIGNMSELWFFNVSHNRFYSTIPKEFKNLRLLSDLDLSSNKFSGSLENIFDKNVDEPRGHYNSIDVSNNMFKGPIEKNIGNKHVMDSITSLILSYNPLGGNIPKSIGNLTQLQVLELVHDGLTGMIPEEIGNAKEVKTIKLSRNYLSGSIPSKVINLGNLEVFQVIRNKLSGEIPEHTTNIPASSFFGNAGLCGAPLRPCTRS, from the coding sequence ATGTTCAACTCTAAAAGCTTAATACCCTTTGTTTACTTTCTATTTATAGCTCACTTACGTTCTCCTTTACTAGTTGAATCATGTAATGCTATAGACAAAGAAGCATTGCTTGATTTCAAGCGTAGAATAAGCGACGACCCGTCACAACTTCTTGGCACGTGGCTTCCCACGACCGACTGTTGTAAAACATGGGAGGGCGTGGGTTGCGACCGAGCCAATGGTCGTGTCATAAACGTGTCTAGGTCCGGCCTTCAGTCAGGAGACGATTTCATTTTAGACACCTCTATGTCAGGTACACTATCCCCGTTTCTAGGTAACCTTACTTATCTTACTCTCCTTGATCTTAGCAACCTTAAAGAGTTAAATGGTCCAATCCCATTTGAATTAGGTAAGTTATCTCATTTGACCCAACTTTTTTTAGACACTAATATGCTAAATGGTTCAATACCCACCTCATTTAGTAAcctaaaaaacctaaaaagaCTCTTTCTTAACAGAAACAGCCTATCTGGCTCAATACCCAACTTTGTTTTTCAGTCATTTACATTAGTTACTGAATTGGGTCTCTCAGAAAATCATCTATCAGGGCCAATTCCATCATCTATTGTGCATATGAAATCACTTACTAAACTTGATCTTCATGACAATAAAATCTCTGGTAAGATCCCAAATGACATTGGTAAATTAAAAAGCCTTATAGAGTTAGACTTGTCGATAAATCGAATCAATGGAAACATACCTTATTCCATTGGCAAACTTTCTAAATTGATCGATTTGTCGCTTGATCACAACCGTCTCACTGAACCAATCCCATCTTCAATAGGCCAACTTGTTTCCTTACAAGCATTAGGTTTAGGCAACAATCAACTAATCGGAAATCTACCCGATTCCATAGGAAACCTTCCTAAAATCCAACACATTTCCTTAGATAACAACATGATCACAGGCCGTTTACCATCAAGTCTAGGGCATCTCACTACATTGATAAACTTGTTCGCTTCGAACAATCGATTTGTAGGACAAATACCCAAAAGTTTTGGGGGTCTAAAGAGCCTTATGACATTAGATTTATCAAGAAATCAGCTTGTTAGTCCACTCCCTGAACAACTTACTAAAGTTCATGATCTACAAATCTTAGATTTGTCATATAACCCACTTGGTCTAGTAAGTATACCAAATTGGTTGTCTAAAATAAACTTGTTTAGGCTAATGTTAGCCAAGACGGGCCTCAAAGGCCAGCTACCGCGATGGCTGTCATCCTCGTCGATAGGTTACCTTGATCTATCGAGTAACAAACTCGAAGGAAAGTTGCCTACATGGATAGGCAACATGAGTGAGTTATGGTTCTTTAATGTGTCACATAATAGATTCTACTCTACGATTCCTAAAGAATTTAAGAACCTTCGATTGTTATCTGATCTCGATCTTAGCTCAAACAAGTTCTCGGGTTCCTTGGAGAATATATTCGACAAGAATGTGGATGAGCCAAGGGGACATTATAACTCAATCGACGTGTCTAACAACATGTTTAAAGGGCCTATCGAGAAAAATATAGGAAATAAGCACGTTATGGACTCGATTACTTCTTTGATCTTGTCTTATAATCCATTGGGAGGAAACATACCCAAATCAATTGGGAATTTGACTCAATTACAAGTGTTGGAATTGGTGCATGATGGGCTTACAGGAATGATCCCAGAAGAAATTGGTAATGCTAAGGAagttaaaacaattaaattgtCTAGGAACTATTTGAGTGGAAGTATTCCTAGTAAAGTTATCAATTTGGGGAATTTGGAAGTGTTTCAAGTTATACGAAATAAGTTAAGTGGAGAGATTCCTGAGCATACAACTAATATTCCAGCTTCTTCATTTTTTGGTAATGCTGGTCTTTGTGGTGCTCCACTACGCCCATGTACGCGCTCATAA
- the LOC130821056 gene encoding tubulin-folding cofactor E isoform X2 — MEESQPMFEMGQRVHSVGDTRRIGTVKYIGPVEGYSGTWVGVDWDNGDGKHDGSVNGVRYFQATLEKSASFVRPQNLSSGITFLEALMVRYQGQTTKEEEDEMYVLSASNKKVSIQLIGKDKIQNKLNHFEELCSASLAYLGVSSAGNPSQISSLVPNLKELDLTGNLIFNWKVELLKDCLPSLEELHLMGNKISEITPASNFVQGFSSLRILNLDENCISDWSEVLKLSTLTSLEQLHLSKNNISQVFYPLTESNNEASSNGAFQNLHCLLLGANNIVDLASVDSLNSFPRLTDVRLSENPIADPGRGGIPRFVLIARLKKVEVFNGSEVSCRERKESEIRYVRLVMAKLHENRVEIKRQHPRFYELKSLHGLEDERPFNGATGPQKMSSGLLTINLKCVGASMGEKPPLVKKLPATTTVGKLKILCETFFKLKSVELKLFLQEEGSPLPTLLDNEMESLLDVGIGNDSTILVDEES; from the exons ATGGAGGAATCACAACCGATGTTTGAAATGGGGCAAAGAGTTCATTCAGTGGGAGACACCCGAAGAATTGGAACAGTTAAGTATATAGGGCCTGTAGAAGGCTATTCTGGAACCTGGGTTGGTGTTGATTGGGATAATGGTGATGGAAAACATGATGGTTCTGTCAATGGAGTTCGATATTTTCAAGCTACATTGGAGAAATCTGCTTCTTTTGTTCGACCCCAAAATTTGTCTTCTGGTATTACATTCTTGGAAGCTCTTATGGTTCGATATCAAGGCCAAACTACAAAAGAAGAGGAAG ATGAAATGTATGTCCTCTCTGCAAGTAATAAAAAGGTGTCCATTCAGCTTATTGGGAAGgacaaaattcaaaataagttaaatcATTTTGAAGAGCTATGTAGTGCCTCGTTAGCTTATCTTGGGGTTAGCTCTGCTGGAAATCCTTCTCAAATAAGTTCCTTAGTACCTA ACCTGAAGGAGCTCGATTTGACtggaaatttgattttcaattggAAG GTTGAATTGCTCAAAGATTGCTTACCATCTCTGGAAGAATTGCATCTGATGGGGAACAAAATCAGTGAAATTACG CCAGCTTCAAATTTTGTTCAAGGTTTTTCTTCTTTGCGGATTTTGAATTTGGACGAAAATTGTATATCCGATTGGAGTGAAGTGTTGAAGCTATCGACCCTAACTAG CTTGGAGCAGCTTCATTTAAGCAAAAACAATATAAGTCAAGTTTTCTACCCTCTTACTGAGTCAAATAATGAAGCCAGCAGCAATGGAGCCTTTCAAAATTTACATTGCCTTCTTTTAG GTGCCAACAATATTGTGGATCTGGCATCTGTTGATTCACTAAATTCTTTTCCAAGACTAACT GATGTTAGGCTCTCTGAGAATCCCATTGCTGATCCTGGACGAGGGGGAATACCAAGATTTGTTTTGATTGCACGATTGAAAAAAGTTGAAGTGTTTAATGGAAGTGAG GTGAGCTGTCGTGAAAGAAAGGAGTCTGAAATACG GTATGTTCGCTTAGTTATGGCGAAGCTGCATGAGAATCGTGTGGAGATCAAACGCCAACATCCCCg TTTCTATGAGCTTAAAAGTTTGCATGGTTTAGAAGATGAAAGACCATTCAATGGAGCGACTGGCCCTCAAAAAATGAGCTCTGGACTTCTGA ccattaatttgaagtgtGTTGGAGCATCAATGGGAGAGAAGCCACCATTGGTTAAAAAGTTACCAGCCACAACTACC GTTGGCAAGCTGAAGATTCTTTGTGAAACTTTCTTCAAGCTGAAGTCTGTCGAATTAAAATTGTTCCTGCAAGAAGAG GGTTCTCCTTTACCAACACTTCTTGATAACGAAATGGAATCCTTGCTTGATGTTGGAATTGGCAACGACTCAACCATTCTCGTTGATGAAGAATCATAA
- the LOC130821058 gene encoding F-box/FBD/LRR-repeat protein At1g13570-like codes for MQDPRKESIDTQASMMHTISNKRMSSDARTNTISDLPTDVLYRIVERLPLLDVARMSILSSRWQDIWTSTPFLNFNAEFFSTVLKDKVTDTNLFCNIVSKILFQHEGPILKFALFVPRLNTCPDLNQWISYLSRAGLKDFCLYNMFMPHRLHGLSWHLFACDGLEKLTLCGSSFNPPPNFKGFPKLKSLILNRVDIICSRFNNLVQSCPALQNLVLTNFTFKQQGLIIINAPSLNIFVIDGTFDSLDVKNVDSLVSSSIVLRKSGVNLRSSSSDLIKVLANSTNLESLCLGGLCCKVMFKRCCIPDVSHKLNNLELKYLNLGNVDEFSSVIRCIQSFPNLQTLKISVQNSNDLDEHILDNKRNCTLLHLKCAEVEICSDSSTELKLIELLLASSPKLEKLSVSFCAILKWSSYSMMLTKLNRFRRVSQKVEVVCADFIVLPNECEAVSSSSEESSSDSSSSENTSESDSAESSDSIEFLV; via the exons ATGCAAGATCCAAGAAAAGAGAGCATTGACACTCAAGCTAGTATGATGCATACCATTTCCAATAAAAGAATGAGCTCTGATGCTCGAACCAATACAATTAGTGATCTGCCAACTGATGTCCTTTACAGAATTGTGGAACGCCTACCCCTTCTTGACGTGGCACGAATGTCTATTCTATCATCTAGGTGGCAAGATATTTGGACTTCGACTCCGtttcttaattttaatgctGAATTTTTCTCAACTGTCCTTAAAGACAAAGTAACCGATACTAATCTATTTTGCAACATCGTGAGTAAAATACTCTTTCAACATGAAGGTCCCATTTTAAAGTTTGCATTGTTTGTTCCGCGACTGAACACCTGCCCAGATTTAAATCAGTGGATCTCCTATCTTTCAAGAGCTGGTCTTAAAgatttttgtttatataataTGTTCATGCCTCATCGTCTTCATGGTTTGAGCTGGCATCTCTTTGCTTGTGATGGGTTAGAAAAGTTGACCCTTTGTGGCTCTAGTTTCAATCCTCCTCCTAATTTTAAGGGCTTTCCAAAGTTGAAAAGCCTCATCCTTAACAGGGTCGATATAATATGCAGCAGATTCAACAATCTAGTTCAAAGTTGCCCAGCTCTACAAAATTTAGTTTTAACAAACTTTACTTTTAAGCAGCAGGGGctcattattattaatgctCCTAGCCTTAACATCTTTGTTATCGATGGTACATTTGATTCACTTGATGTAAAAAATGTCGACAGTCTTGTGTCAAGTTCAATTGTTTTGCGGAAATCGGGAGTGAATTTAAGGAGCAGCTCGTCTGATCTGATTAAAGTTCTTGCAAATTCAACTAACCTTGAAAGTCTTTGTTTAGGAGGTCTCTGTTGTAAG GTTATGTTCAAAAGATGCTGCATTCCTGATGTTTCTCATAAACTGAACAATCTGGAGTTGAAATATCTTAATTTGGGTAATGTGGATGAGTTTTCATCTGTGATAAGGTGCATTCAAAGCTTTCCTAACCTCCAAACACTTAAAATCTCT GTCCAGAATAGCAATGATTTGGACGAACATATATTGGACAACAAACGTAACTGCACATTACTACACCTTAAATGTGCTGAAGTTGAGATTTGTAGTGATTCCAGTACAGAGCTGAAGTTGATTGAGCTTTTGCTTGCTTCCTCACCCAAACTCGAGAAATTATCAGTGTCATTCTGTGCAATCCTTAAGTGGAGCTCTTACTCAATGATGTTAACGAAGTTGAACCGGTTTCGTAGAGTATCACAAAAGGTGGAAGTAGTCTGTGCAGATTTCATAGTCTTGCCAAACGAATGTGAAGCTGTCTCGTCATCTTCTGAAGAGAGCAGCTCAGATTCCTCGTCTTCTGAAAATACAAGTGAATCAGACTCTGCAGAATCAAGTGATTCCATCGAGTTTCTAGTTTGA
- the LOC130821060 gene encoding scopoletin glucosyltransferase-like yields MGAEPQRLHIALFPLMAAGHMIPILDIAKLFSSYNLKTTIITTPLNASFFTKPLQNSKHNIGIEIIPFPSKEMGLPEGIENFDQFTSDEMSIKFLNATQQLQHSLEQVLLKCKPNCLVSDMLFPFSVDVAAKFNIPRVVFHGTNYFSQCLTHAMIKYEPYKSVLSNEEEFVIPNLPHQILHTKSRLPSIMRGEKRDHDEDDQSGEFMKVFVQALEAEEKSYGIIVNSFYELEPDYAEHYRKVMGRKAWSIGPVSMCNREIEDKFQRGKDSGIGSHLCLEWLGSRKPNSVVYVCFGSLAEVSSLQLYQIALGLEASGYDFIWVVRRGSGVDEEGEEEWLPLGFEKRMEGKGLIIKGWAPQMLILDHEAVGAFVTHCGWNSTLEGISCGVPLVTWPVFAEQFYNEILVTQVLKIGISTGAKEWNRKVEGVIVKWEDIKEVIRRIMMGDEALEIRSRANKVKELARKAIEVGGSSYVNMCSLIQELSTYDVTTKTRALVLEEELQSNVALG; encoded by the coding sequence ATGGGTGCCGAACCTCAAAGGCTTCACATAGCCTTATTCCCCCTCATGGCAGCTGGTCACATGATCCCAATCCTAGACATAGCCAAACTCTTTTCTTCCTACAATCTCAAAACCACCATAATCACAACCCCTCTAAACGCTTCGTTTTTCACTAAACCCCTTCAAAACTCTAAACACAACATCGGTATCGAAATCATTCCCTTTCCTTCCAAGGAAATGGGATTACCAGAAGGAATCGAAAATTTCGACCAATTCACATCCGATGAAATGTCAATCAAGTTTTTAAATGCTACCCAACAACTTCAACATTCACTTGAACAAGTTTTACTCAAATGCAAGCCTAACTGTTTAGTTTCTGATATGCTTTTTCCTTTTTCTGTTGATGTAGCCGCTAAATTTAATATCCCACGTGTTGTATTTCATGGTACTAATTATTTTTCACAATGTTTAACTCATGCTATGATTAAGTATGAGCCTTATAAATCGGTTTTATCGAATGAGGAAGAATTTGTTATCCCGAATCTTCCTCATCAGATATTGCATACCAAATCACGATTGCCATCGATTATGCGAGGCGAGAAAAGAGATCATGATGAGGATGATCAATCTGGGGAATTTATGAAGGTTTTTGTTCAGGCGTTAGAGGCAGAGGAAAAGAGTTATGGGATTATTGTGAATAGTTTTTATGAACTGGAACCGGATTATGCTGAGCATTATAGAAAGGTAATGGGTAGGAAGGCATGGAGTATAGGTCCGGTTTCGATGTGTAATCGTGAAATTGAAGATAAATTTCAACGAGGGAAAGATTCTGGGATCGGTTCTCATCTGTGTTTGGAGTGGTTAGGTTCAAGGAAACCAAATTCAgttgtttatgtttgttttggAAGTTTAGCTGAAGTTTCGAGTTTGCAGCTTTATCAGATTGCATTAGGTCTAGAAGCTTCTGGGTATGATTTTATATGGGTTGTTAGGAGGGGAAGTGGTGTGGATGAGGAGGGGGAGGAAGAGTGGTTACCATTAGGGTTTGAGAAAAGAATGGAAGGGAAAGGATTAATTATAAAAGGGTGGGCCCCacaaatgttgattttggatcATGAAGCTGTAGGTGCGTTTGTGACTCATTGTGGATGGAACTCGACTTTAGAAGGGATTTCGTGTGGGGTTCCTTTGGTGACTTGGCCGGTTTTCGCTGAGCAATTTTATAATGAAATATTGGTGACTCAAGTGTTGAAGATTGGGATATCAACTGGTGCGAAGGAATGGAATAGAAAGGTGGAAGGTGTTATTGTGAAATGGGAGGATATAAAGGAGGTTATAAGAAGGATTATGATGGGTGATGAAGCTTTGGAGATAAGAAGTAGGGCTAATAAAGTGAAGGAATTGGCAAGAAAGGCTATTGAAGTAGGTGGGTCCTCTTATGTTAATATGTGTTCCTTGATACAAGAGTTAAGTACCTATGATGTTACTACAAAAACAAGGGCATTAGTATTGGAAGAAGAGTTGCAAAGCAATGTTGCATTGGGCTAA